One genomic segment of Mycolicibacterium chubuense NBB4 includes these proteins:
- a CDS encoding TetR/AcrR family transcriptional regulator codes for MRTHGWSGAKPASDEEAIARILAAAGKAIEDHGADFSISDVARTVGVTRQTVYRYFSSTEALLVAAAVHAVDGFLDRLTAHMAGVSDPAEAVTEAVATALEWLPREKYIGLIMVPGGSKHVESVTSDVALRFARTMVDRLDVDWAAAGFGDDDLDELAEHLLRIIQSFVVDPGRPPRHGAALRAYLRRWVGNALVTRR; via the coding sequence GTGCGCACCCACGGTTGGTCTGGAGCCAAACCCGCCTCGGACGAAGAGGCGATCGCCCGGATCCTGGCTGCCGCGGGCAAGGCGATCGAGGACCACGGTGCGGACTTCTCGATCTCCGACGTCGCGCGCACCGTCGGCGTCACCCGCCAGACCGTCTACCGCTACTTCTCCAGCACCGAGGCGCTGCTGGTCGCCGCGGCGGTCCACGCCGTCGACGGCTTCCTCGACCGGTTGACCGCGCACATGGCCGGGGTCTCCGATCCGGCCGAAGCGGTCACCGAAGCGGTCGCGACGGCACTCGAGTGGCTGCCCCGCGAGAAGTACATCGGGCTGATCATGGTGCCCGGCGGCTCCAAGCACGTCGAGTCCGTCACCTCCGACGTGGCGCTGCGGTTCGCCCGGACCATGGTGGACCGGCTCGACGTCGACTGGGCGGCAGCAGGATTCGGCGATGACGATCTCGACGAACTCGCCGAGCACCTGCTGCGCATCATCCAGTCGTTCGTCGTCGACCCGGGCCGCCCGCCACGGCACGGCGCGGCGCTGCGCGCCTATCTACGGCGGTGGGTGGGCAACGCCCTCGTCACACGACGGTGA